Proteins found in one Pelmatolapia mariae isolate MD_Pm_ZW linkage group LG7, Pm_UMD_F_2, whole genome shotgun sequence genomic segment:
- the mob2a gene encoding MOB kinase activator 2a isoform X5 yields MQFGTLCRKSKTKPNGKKPPAEEKKQYLEPEFTKVRVVDFDLKELVVLPREIDLNEWLASNTTTFFNLINLQYSTISEFCTGEICQAMTACNTIYYWYDEKGKKTKCTAPQYVDFVMSLCQKLVTDEEIFPTKYGKEFPNSFESLVKKICRYLFHVLAHLYWAHFKETVALELQGHLNTLYAHFIVFVREFNLVDPKETCIMDDLSEILCTPAPLPALTPAPSATAPSPSSQNHVTER; encoded by the exons GAAGTCCAAAACGAAGCCAAATGGAAAGAAGCCGCCAGCAGAAGAGAAGAAACAGTACTTGGAACCAGAGTTCACGAAAGTCCGCGTGGTGGACTTCGACCTTAAGGAACTGGTGGTGCTGCCCAGAGAGATAGATCTCAACGAATGGCTAGCCAGCAACA CAACAACATTCTTCAATCTTATCAATCTTCAGTACAGCACTATCTCAGAGTTCTGCACTGGGGAGATCTGTCAAGCCATGACGGCCTGCAACAC AATATACTACTGGTATGACGAGAAGGGGAAGAAGACGAAGTGCACTGCTCCACAATATGTAGACTTTGTAATGAGTCTTTGTCAGAAACTGGTCACAGATGAGGAAATCTTTCCTACAAAATATG GCAAAGAGTTCCCCAACTCCTTTGAGTCCTTGGTAAAGAAGATCTGCCGGTACCTGTTCCACGTGCTGGCTCACCTCTACTGGGCGCACTTTAAAGAGACGGTGGCTCTGGAACTGCAGGGCCACTTGAACACTCTGTATGCACATTTCATCGTTTTCGTAAGGGAATTCAACCTGGTCGACCCCAAGGAGACCTGTATCATGGACGACCTGTCCGAAATCCTCTGCACCCCTGCCCCGCTGCCAGCACTAACCCCGGCCCCCTCTGCCACAGCACCCTCCCCTTCTTCACAAAACCACGTGACGGAGAGATGA
- the mob2a gene encoding MOB kinase activator 2a isoform X3: MRFKRNGSYTLNRKSKTKPNGKKPPAEEKKQYLEPEFTKVRVVDFDLKELVVLPREIDLNEWLASNTTTFFNLINLQYSTISEFCTGEICQAMTACNTIYYWYDEKGKKTKCTAPQYVDFVMSLCQKLVTDEEIFPTKYGKEFPNSFESLVKKICRYLFHVLAHLYWAHFKETVALELQGHLNTLYAHFIVFVREFNLVDPKETCIMDDLSEILCTPAPLPALTPAPSATAPSPSSQNHVTER, from the exons GAAGTCCAAAACGAAGCCAAATGGAAAGAAGCCGCCAGCAGAAGAGAAGAAACAGTACTTGGAACCAGAGTTCACGAAAGTCCGCGTGGTGGACTTCGACCTTAAGGAACTGGTGGTGCTGCCCAGAGAGATAGATCTCAACGAATGGCTAGCCAGCAACA CAACAACATTCTTCAATCTTATCAATCTTCAGTACAGCACTATCTCAGAGTTCTGCACTGGGGAGATCTGTCAAGCCATGACGGCCTGCAACAC AATATACTACTGGTATGACGAGAAGGGGAAGAAGACGAAGTGCACTGCTCCACAATATGTAGACTTTGTAATGAGTCTTTGTCAGAAACTGGTCACAGATGAGGAAATCTTTCCTACAAAATATG GCAAAGAGTTCCCCAACTCCTTTGAGTCCTTGGTAAAGAAGATCTGCCGGTACCTGTTCCACGTGCTGGCTCACCTCTACTGGGCGCACTTTAAAGAGACGGTGGCTCTGGAACTGCAGGGCCACTTGAACACTCTGTATGCACATTTCATCGTTTTCGTAAGGGAATTCAACCTGGTCGACCCCAAGGAGACCTGTATCATGGACGACCTGTCCGAAATCCTCTGCACCCCTGCCCCGCTGCCAGCACTAACCCCGGCCCCCTCTGCCACAGCACCCTCCCCTTCTTCACAAAACCACGTGACGGAGAGATGA
- the mob2a gene encoding MOB kinase activator 2a isoform X4 produces the protein MGVLVCCDCFFYRKSKTKPNGKKPPAEEKKQYLEPEFTKVRVVDFDLKELVVLPREIDLNEWLASNTTTFFNLINLQYSTISEFCTGEICQAMTACNTIYYWYDEKGKKTKCTAPQYVDFVMSLCQKLVTDEEIFPTKYGKEFPNSFESLVKKICRYLFHVLAHLYWAHFKETVALELQGHLNTLYAHFIVFVREFNLVDPKETCIMDDLSEILCTPAPLPALTPAPSATAPSPSSQNHVTER, from the exons GAAGTCCAAAACGAAGCCAAATGGAAAGAAGCCGCCAGCAGAAGAGAAGAAACAGTACTTGGAACCAGAGTTCACGAAAGTCCGCGTGGTGGACTTCGACCTTAAGGAACTGGTGGTGCTGCCCAGAGAGATAGATCTCAACGAATGGCTAGCCAGCAACA CAACAACATTCTTCAATCTTATCAATCTTCAGTACAGCACTATCTCAGAGTTCTGCACTGGGGAGATCTGTCAAGCCATGACGGCCTGCAACAC AATATACTACTGGTATGACGAGAAGGGGAAGAAGACGAAGTGCACTGCTCCACAATATGTAGACTTTGTAATGAGTCTTTGTCAGAAACTGGTCACAGATGAGGAAATCTTTCCTACAAAATATG GCAAAGAGTTCCCCAACTCCTTTGAGTCCTTGGTAAAGAAGATCTGCCGGTACCTGTTCCACGTGCTGGCTCACCTCTACTGGGCGCACTTTAAAGAGACGGTGGCTCTGGAACTGCAGGGCCACTTGAACACTCTGTATGCACATTTCATCGTTTTCGTAAGGGAATTCAACCTGGTCGACCCCAAGGAGACCTGTATCATGGACGACCTGTCCGAAATCCTCTGCACCCCTGCCCCGCTGCCAGCACTAACCCCGGCCCCCTCTGCCACAGCACCCTCCCCTTCTTCACAAAACCACGTGACGGAGAGATGA
- the mob2a gene encoding MOB kinase activator 2a isoform X6 — protein sequence MDWLMGKSKTKPNGKKPPAEEKKQYLEPEFTKVRVVDFDLKELVVLPREIDLNEWLASNTTTFFNLINLQYSTISEFCTGEICQAMTACNTIYYWYDEKGKKTKCTAPQYVDFVMSLCQKLVTDEEIFPTKYGKEFPNSFESLVKKICRYLFHVLAHLYWAHFKETVALELQGHLNTLYAHFIVFVREFNLVDPKETCIMDDLSEILCTPAPLPALTPAPSATAPSPSSQNHVTER from the exons GAAGTCCAAAACGAAGCCAAATGGAAAGAAGCCGCCAGCAGAAGAGAAGAAACAGTACTTGGAACCAGAGTTCACGAAAGTCCGCGTGGTGGACTTCGACCTTAAGGAACTGGTGGTGCTGCCCAGAGAGATAGATCTCAACGAATGGCTAGCCAGCAACA CAACAACATTCTTCAATCTTATCAATCTTCAGTACAGCACTATCTCAGAGTTCTGCACTGGGGAGATCTGTCAAGCCATGACGGCCTGCAACAC AATATACTACTGGTATGACGAGAAGGGGAAGAAGACGAAGTGCACTGCTCCACAATATGTAGACTTTGTAATGAGTCTTTGTCAGAAACTGGTCACAGATGAGGAAATCTTTCCTACAAAATATG GCAAAGAGTTCCCCAACTCCTTTGAGTCCTTGGTAAAGAAGATCTGCCGGTACCTGTTCCACGTGCTGGCTCACCTCTACTGGGCGCACTTTAAAGAGACGGTGGCTCTGGAACTGCAGGGCCACTTGAACACTCTGTATGCACATTTCATCGTTTTCGTAAGGGAATTCAACCTGGTCGACCCCAAGGAGACCTGTATCATGGACGACCTGTCCGAAATCCTCTGCACCCCTGCCCCGCTGCCAGCACTAACCCCGGCCCCCTCTGCCACAGCACCCTCCCCTTCTTCACAAAACCACGTGACGGAGAGATGA
- the kcnj11 gene encoding ATP-sensitive inward rectifier potassium channel 11, with translation MLSRKGLIPEDYLLTRLAEDVLQPKFKAKAGKARFVSKNGTCNVAHTNIREQGRFLQDVFTTLVDLKWLHTLIIFTMSFLCSWLLFGMIWWLVAFAHGDLDQSGDDFIPCVTDIHSFSSAFLFSIEVQVTIGFGGRMITEECVSAIIILIVQNIVGLVINAIMLGCIFMKTAQANRRAETLIFSKYAVISVRNNKLCFMVRIGDLRKSMIISATVRMQVVKRTTTEEGEVVPLDQIDIHMDNPVGTNGIFLVSPLIICHIIDKHSPLYELSASDLLHQDIEVIVVLEGVVETTGITTQARTSYVSEEILWGQRFVPTVSEEDGMYAVDYSKFGNTVKVPTPCCSAKKLDEAGGIARFKLTEGVTLRASVRRRRGSAVARRSRLETMKT, from the coding sequence ATGTTGTCCAGGAAAGGACTCATTCCTGAAGATTACTTGCTTACACGTTTGGCCGAGGATGTTCTGCAGCCCAAGTTCAAGGCGAAAGCGGGGAAGGCTCGGTTTGTCTCCAAGAACGGCACATGCAATGTGGCGCATACCAACATCCGAGAGCAGGGCCGATTCTTGCAGGATGTGTTTACCACGCTCGTGGATTTAAAATGGCTTCACACGCTCATCATTTTCACCATGTCGTTTCTGTGCAGCTGGCTCCTTTTTGGAATGATCTGGTGGCTCGTTGCGTTTGCGCACGGCGACTTGGACCAGAGCGGAGACGACTTTATCCCGTGCGTAACGGATATTCACTCCTTCTCCTCCGCGTTTCTGTTCTCTATAGAGGTCCAAGTGACCATAGGCTTCGGGGGCCGGATGATCACGGAGGAATGCGTCTCCGCTATCATCATTCTGATCGTGCAAAACATCGTCGGGTTGGTAATCAACGCCATCATGCTTGGCTGCATCTTCATGAAAACCGCTCAGGCCAACAGGCGCGCGGAGACGCTCATTTTCAGCAAATACGCTGTTATCTCCGTCCGAAACAACAAGCTCTGCTTTATGGTTCGCATTGGGGATCTGAGGAAAAGCATGATCATCAGCGCCACCGTGCGAATGCAGGTTGTCAAGAGAACCACCACGGAGGAGGGTGAGGTGGTGCCACTAGACCAAATCGACATACACATGGATAACCCAGTGGGTACCAATGGCATCTTCCTGGTATCTCCGCTCATCATCTGTCACATAATTGACAAGCACAGCCCCCTTTACGAGCTTTCCGCCTCTGATCTGTTACACCAAGACATAGAGGTGATCGTTGTGTTGGAGGGGGTGGTGGAGACCACCGGTATCACCACCCAGGCCAGGACGTCCTACGTGTCTGAGGAGATCCTGTGGGGACAGCGCTTTGTGCCTACAGTGTCCGAAGAGGACGGCATGTACGCAGTGGACTACTCCAAGTTTGGCAACACTGTGAAGGTCCCAACACCTTGCTGCAGCGCTAAGAAACTGGATGAGGCAGGTGGCATCGCTCGGTTTAAACTGACCGAGGGCGTCACCTTGCGGGCGTCAGTAAGAAGACGTCGGGGCTCCGCGGTGGCTCGAAGGTCCAGGCTGGAGACCATGAAAACTTAA